Part of the Candidatus Spechtbacteria bacterium genome, GCTTTAGTCCTCAATCAAAAAATTGACGCTGTCATGACTACCCCGGGTTCTTTTGAACCCGTCACCAAGCTCCAAGTATTCGCTTGGTGACCCCCAGCCTCGCGTACTGCCACTATAAATGGCAACGAGGAAGAAATGAAAATGGCAGAGAGAAAATAATCATTTTATTTTCTTGAAGACAATTTCATTTCGACCGAGTGAACCATTTATATCCGCAGATATACTACGCCCCGCCTTCGCTCCGCCAAACGGAGCTACGGCGGGCACAGCCCGCTCTATACACGCTTTTCGTCTCGTACTAAATACTAGTTATTTCGCTACTAGCGCTGTTTTTTTCATGCACTGCGTGCATGCCTTAACACGCTTCCCTGTGGAAAGTTTTATCCATTGCAGATTGGGATACTTCCTTTTCTTGGCCGTAAAGTTATAATGACCACGCAGGAGTTTTCGTTTTCCTTCAAGGTGTGATCCTTTTCCGCACACCGTGCATGTTTTTGCCATAGTTCAAGATTTATCTATAATAGGGGTACTATATGTCAATTTTACGTTTTGTGCAAGACGGACTGAATTTTCAATGATCAATTTACAATTTTCAACGTATAGTTGCGTGGCAACCACGTTGCTTTACGCAATCAATGACCTAAGGCTCTAATTTTCTCCGCCTGAGACGCCTGCCCGCCTCTGGCGGGGATCAGCCTTAGCGTAAAATTACATTTTGTTGTAATTTTTGTTAAACGTAGAAATACATTTTTTTGTATTTCTTGCTCCGGCTGAAAACACACGATGAGTCATTGTAAAATTGAAAATTCATTGCGTAGAGCAACGTGGTTGCCACGCAACTCTACGTTGTAAATTAAAAATTGGTGCTTGAACATTTTAAATTATGGATGTAACTTTCTTTAATTCAAGCATAGAAGAATTTTTATCATCTATAAATACAGATTCTTCTGCTAAATCTTACAGGCAAATAAAGCTACTTAGAACATTCGGCGATAAGTTGCGGATGCCATACTCCAGACAAATCTCAACCAATCTATATGAGTTACGCGTACATGCTCGCCAAGAAGTTAGGTTGTTGTATTGCTTTTATAAGCAAAAGGCGGTTATATTACATGTTTTCATAAAAAAATCTCAGAAAACTCCTAAAAAAGAGATTAGTATTGCGCAGGGCAGAATTTCTGCGTTGACGACCTTATAACATATATGTTATACAAAACTATATGGAAAAATTTCAACCTGTATCATTTGATAAATCTTTAGCCAAAGCCCTTAAAGATCCTAAATTCAAAAAGGCATACGATGCCATGGATTTAGAGTTTAGTATTATTGAACAGGTTATTAGAAGGCGATTAGAGAAAGGAATGAGCCAGAAACAGTTGGCAAATAAAATTGGCACTAAGCAATCTGCAATTTCCAGGCTTGAGGGCGGTAGCGCTAATCCGTCTGTAGCTTTTTTAGAAAAAGTATCTAAAGCTCTGGGCGGAAAATTGCGTATTTCAATTTAATATGGAAATCATTCTCTTTCTCGTCATTCTCATTTTTTCTGTTGTTGTGCACGAAGTTTCGCACGGCCTCGCGGCTAACGCTCTTGGCGACCCTACGGCTCGCATGATGGGGCGGTTGACATTAAACCCTATCGTGCACATTGACCCAATAGGTTCTATAATAGTGCCTTTGATGTTGGTAATATCGGCACAACTTGGCGCGCCCTTGATGTTGTTTGGCTGGGCAAAGCCGGTGCCATATAATCCTTACAATCTTTCAAATCAGCAGTGGGGGCCTGCGATGGTGGGGCTAGCGGGCCCTGCGGCTAACTTTGCCATTGCAATAGTGTTTGGCATCGCGTTGCGTTTTCTACCATTATCATCCCTGGGGCAAGGAACTCCACTTGATGCTGTAAGTGTTGTATTTAGCGTTATTGTGTACCTCAATCTTGTTCTTGGGGTTTTTAACCTTATGCCAATTCCGCCGCTGGATGGCTCCAAGCTATTATTCGCAATTCCGGGATTGCCTTGGCAGGCAAAAATATTCATGGAGCGTTACGGGCTTATACTCGTTGTCATGTTTATCGTTCTAGGATTTTCAGCGGCAATTTTTCCGATTGTCTCGTTTCTTTTTCAGATAATCACAGGTCATCCAATAAATTTGTTTTTCTAACGGGGTTGACAATCAACGCTATTTCGCATAAATTGGCTCTATGCCCACAATACATCAGCTTGTAAAGCGATCTCGTAAAAATCCTAAGAAGAAAAATAAAACGCCGGCGCTCCGACGTAATTTTAATGTACTGAAAAATCGTCCATCATTAAGTTTTTCTCCATTTAAGAGGGGCGTATGCACGAGCGTAAGAACAGTCACTCCAAAGAAGCCGAACTCCGCTTTGCGTAAAGTGGCGCGCGTGCGCCTGACTAACGGCATGGAAGTTACAGCCTACATCCCGGGCGAAGGTCACAACCTACAAGAACACTCAATTGTTATGATTCGAGGCGGCCGCGTGAAGGACTTGCCGGGTGTGCGTTATCACATTGTCCGTGGAGTGCTGGACGCTTCAGGAGTTGAAGGCCGAAAGAACAGCCGATCTATGTATGGAACTAAGAAAAACGCAGCAGTTAAAGGTAAAAAATAAATTTAAAATGCAAATCTCAAACCTCAAAATGACAATTAAAAATGAAAAATTTACGTCGTTAGTTAGTTTTACATTTTACACTGTAATTTTGAGATTTGAATTTTAATTTTTGAGATTGAAATATGCGTAAGTCAAATATTGCAAAGCGCGTTGCTTCACCCGATCCAAAATTCAACAACCCCACCATTGGTAAGTTTATAAACTATATAATGGTGGAAGGCAAGAAGTCTGTTGCCCGACGCGTGGTGTACGGCGCGTTTGATATTATTGCGGAAAAAACAAAAAAAGATCCGATTGAGATTTTTGACGAAGCGTTGAAAAACGCAGCTCCTTTGATGGAGCTCAAGTCCCGCCGCGTTGGTGGCGCTAACTACCAAGTGCCTTTGCAGGTGCGCGGAGAACGCCGTTCTATTATCGCTATGAAGTGGATTATTAACGCCGCGCAGGCCAAGAAAGGCGCCCCGATGGCAAAGAAACTTTCTGATGAACTAATGGCTGCGGCGCGTAACGAAGGCGCCGCGATTAAGAAGAAAGAAGATACCCACCGCATGGCACAAGCTAATCGCGCATTTTCACATTTTGCTTAAGCGAAACCTGAGAAAGCAATGCCAAAGTCCAAATTATAAAGACCAAATCAATGTCAAAATCCAAAATCCAAAGTTTTGACATTAGGGCATTTGGACTTTATTTGTAATTTGACATTTGGACTTTGAATTATTTTTTTTATGCCTCGTCTCTATACTCTTGAAAAAACACGAAATATCGGCATTATCGCACACATTGACGCGGGTAAAACTACAGTTACCGAGCGTATTTTATTTTACACTGGTATTTCCCATAAAATAGGCGAGGTGCACGAGGGCGCCGCGATTATGGACTGGATGGAGCAGGAGCGAGAGCGCGGCATTACTATTACTTCCGCGGCCACGACTTGTTTTTGGATTCCGACAGAGTTTCCTCGCGACGATAAAAGCCATGAAAATCGTTTTAATATTATAGATACTCCAGGGCACGTGGATTTTACCGTAGAAGTAGAGCGCTCTATGCGCGTGCTGGACGGCGGCGTGGTGGTGTTTGACGGGGTTGCTGGCGTTGAGCCACAATCAGAAACAGTATGGCGACAGGCGGACAAATACCGCGTGCCACGCATTTGTTTTATAAATAAACTTGACCGCATGGGCGCTAGTTTTGATCGCAGCCTTCAGTCTATCAAAAATCGTCTCACCACAAACGCGGTGGCAATCCAAATTCCAGTAGGTGAAGAAAGCAATTTTAATGGCGTTATTGACTTACTGACGCAAAAACACGTCCGTTTTGAGGGCGAGCACGGCGAGCGCATAATTCATGAAGAAATCCCAGCGAACTTAAAAGAAAAAGCAGATGCGATGCGCGCCGTGATGATGGAAAGGATTGTAGAACAAGACGACAGTTTGATGGAGCGATATCTAAACGGAGGTGAAATCAGCGTGGACGAGCTTCGCGCGGTGTTGCGCAAAGCAACAATTGCAAATGATCTAGTGCCTGTTTTGTGCGGAAGCGCGCTGAAAAATCAGGGCGTACAGCTCATGCTCGATGGTGTAGTTTACTATTTACCAAATCCGACAGAAACCCACGAGATTAAAGGGGAAGACCCTAAGACTGGAGAAGAAGTTCGCCGGAATATAGCGGATACCGATCCGTTTACTTCTCTTGCTTTCAAAATCGCAAACGACCCCTTTGTGGGCCAGTTGGTGTACTTTCGTGTTTACGCCGGAGTGCTTATGAAGGGTTCGTATGTGTTGAACGCCAGCACCGGCAATAAGGAGCGCATTGGTCGCATCGTGCGTATGCATGCAAATCAGCGAGAAGAGGTGGACGAGGTATATGCGGGGGATATCGCGGCGGCAGTTGGACTGAAGGGTACAACTACCGGTAACACGCTTTGTGATCCCGACCATCCGATTCTTCTTGAAAATATTGTATTCCCAGAGCCAGTTATTTCCGTGCGCATTGAACCGAAGACTCGCGCCGACCAAGAGAAGATGGGTATCGCGCTTCATCGCCTCACGGAGGAAGACCCGACCTTCCGAGTCAGAACCGACGAAGAAACTGCCGAGGTTATTATCTCCGGCATGGGCGAGCTTCACCTTGAGATTATCGTTGATCGCATGATGCGCGAGTTTGGCGTGCAGGCAAATATCGGCAGGCCGCAAGTTGCGTATCGCGAAACTATTAAAAATACAGCAGAGGCAGAAGGAAAATATATTCGCCAAACCGGCGGTCGCGGACAATACGGCCATGTGTGGCTTCGCGTGGAGCCGATGGAGCAGGGAGCAGGCTACGAATTTATTAATGCTATTAAGGGAGGTATTATTCCCCAAGAATATATTCCTGCGGTTGGAAAGGGCGTGAAGGAAGCGATGGATCGCGGCGTGCTGGCAGGGTTTCCCATGGTTGACGTTAAGGTTACGCTTTATGACGGATCTTACCATGACGTTGACTCTTCTGAAGCGGCCTTTAAGATTGCGGGTTCTATCGCATTTCAAGAGGCAACGCGCAGCGCAAAGATTGTTCTCCTTGAGCCGATTATGAAAGTTGAAACTATTACGCCGGACGATCACCTCGGGGATGTTACGGGCGATTTGAGTTCTAAGCGCGCGCAAATTGAAGAAATGGGCGAGCGAGGAATCTTGAAGACCGTACACGCTCTCGTGCCACTTGCGGAAATGTTTGGCTACGCAACACAATTGAGGTCAATGACACAAGGTCGAGGAAGCTACAGCATGGAGTTTAGCCACTACGCGGAGGTGCCGAATAATATCGCGATGGGGATTGTGGAAGGGAGGAAGAAGTAAATTCTGTCTACCGACAACAGCTTACCGACGACCGTCTCGTGACGGTTAGCGGTCAGCGGTTGACGGTAGTCAACTTTATTAAATATGTGGGAATCACTCAAAAAGTTTATACATAGCAATCATGATCGTATAGTCGTTGTTGAGGATAACGAGCCGCGGTACGTGATAATGCCAATTGCAGAATACACGGCTTTGATAGAGAGGGGGCGGCAGGCGGATTCGACCCCTTCAATAAACTCCCCTCAATCTAATTCGGGGCAGGCACCGCAGGCAGACTCAACCGAGGCGCTGCAAAAGGTGAACAATGCGCTTCAAGAGGCACACGAGTCGGAGTCACTGATATCTCCTCCGATTGTGCCTCAAAAAGAGCCAGAGGACAGGCGTAGATCGGGGATTAGTATAGAAGACCTGCCTATTTAATGTCAAAGTCCAAATTACAAATGACAAAAGAATGTCAAAATCTAAAAATTCAAAATTGTTAACTTTGACTAAATGCCCTAATTTTCTCCGCCTGAGACGCCTGCCCGCCTCTGGCGGGGATCAGCCTTTGGCTGAGACATTTGGACTTTGAAATTTGAGCTTTAAATTGCATCTATTGACGTAATCATAAATATAAGTAAAATACATCTTGTGTCCTTAACTTACCTTTTTGCTCAGTAGACACTGACGCGA contains:
- a CDS encoding type II toxin-antitoxin system RelE/ParE family toxin, with protein sequence MDVTFFNSSIEEFLSSINTDSSAKSYRQIKLLRTFGDKLRMPYSRQISTNLYELRVHARQEVRLLYCFYKQKAVILHVFIKKSQKTPKKEISIAQGRISALTTL
- a CDS encoding helix-turn-helix transcriptional regulator, whose amino-acid sequence is MEKFQPVSFDKSLAKALKDPKFKKAYDAMDLEFSIIEQVIRRRLEKGMSQKQLANKIGTKQSAISRLEGGSANPSVAFLEKVSKALGGKLRISI
- a CDS encoding site-2 protease family protein, which encodes MEIILFLVILIFSVVVHEVSHGLAANALGDPTARMMGRLTLNPIVHIDPIGSIIVPLMLVISAQLGAPLMLFGWAKPVPYNPYNLSNQQWGPAMVGLAGPAANFAIAIVFGIALRFLPLSSLGQGTPLDAVSVVFSVIVYLNLVLGVFNLMPIPPLDGSKLLFAIPGLPWQAKIFMERYGLILVVMFIVLGFSAAIFPIVSFLFQIITGHPINLFF
- the rpsL gene encoding 30S ribosomal protein S12; this translates as MPTIHQLVKRSRKNPKKKNKTPALRRNFNVLKNRPSLSFSPFKRGVCTSVRTVTPKKPNSALRKVARVRLTNGMEVTAYIPGEGHNLQEHSIVMIRGGRVKDLPGVRYHIVRGVLDASGVEGRKNSRSMYGTKKNAAVKGKK
- the rpsG gene encoding 30S ribosomal protein S7; this translates as MRKSNIAKRVASPDPKFNNPTIGKFINYIMVEGKKSVARRVVYGAFDIIAEKTKKDPIEIFDEALKNAAPLMELKSRRVGGANYQVPLQVRGERRSIIAMKWIINAAQAKKGAPMAKKLSDELMAAARNEGAAIKKKEDTHRMAQANRAFSHFA
- the fusA gene encoding elongation factor G, which codes for MPRLYTLEKTRNIGIIAHIDAGKTTVTERILFYTGISHKIGEVHEGAAIMDWMEQERERGITITSAATTCFWIPTEFPRDDKSHENRFNIIDTPGHVDFTVEVERSMRVLDGGVVVFDGVAGVEPQSETVWRQADKYRVPRICFINKLDRMGASFDRSLQSIKNRLTTNAVAIQIPVGEESNFNGVIDLLTQKHVRFEGEHGERIIHEEIPANLKEKADAMRAVMMERIVEQDDSLMERYLNGGEISVDELRAVLRKATIANDLVPVLCGSALKNQGVQLMLDGVVYYLPNPTETHEIKGEDPKTGEEVRRNIADTDPFTSLAFKIANDPFVGQLVYFRVYAGVLMKGSYVLNASTGNKERIGRIVRMHANQREEVDEVYAGDIAAAVGLKGTTTGNTLCDPDHPILLENIVFPEPVISVRIEPKTRADQEKMGIALHRLTEEDPTFRVRTDEETAEVIISGMGELHLEIIVDRMMREFGVQANIGRPQVAYRETIKNTAEAEGKYIRQTGGRGQYGHVWLRVEPMEQGAGYEFINAIKGGIIPQEYIPAVGKGVKEAMDRGVLAGFPMVDVKVTLYDGSYHDVDSSEAAFKIAGSIAFQEATRSAKIVLLEPIMKVETITPDDHLGDVTGDLSSKRAQIEEMGERGILKTVHALVPLAEMFGYATQLRSMTQGRGSYSMEFSHYAEVPNNIAMGIVEGRKK